In Aurantimicrobium minutum, the following proteins share a genomic window:
- a CDS encoding magnesium transporter MgtE N-terminal domain-containing protein has translation MTGTRVFVARLTGSGVFDPAGDRLGRIRDVLVVYRKDNAPRVVGLLAELPGKRRVFISIGRVSSIGSGQVITTGPISDRKFEQRGGEVRLLAEFLGRKVTFNDGSGEGIIEDASIEETGPGEWEINQLFVRRPRQSGAPFAKGPTALVPWSLVTEKTNDGESQSAEALIASYSELRPADLATTLLDLPQERMLEVAEELPDDRLADVLEEMDESDQVEIMSQLDDERAADVLDEMEPDDAADLIAQLPEERGEHLLELMEPEEADDVRLLLSFGADTAGGLMTPEPIILSAESTVAEGLAMIRRNETAPALAAAVCITLPPYEAPTGRFLGMVHFQRMLRYPPHERLGALIDPGLEPISVDTPAPEVSRILASYNLVSVPVIDENHRLVGVVTVDDVLDYLLPDDWRSHDDDETETTPNKRTPKKRPVNKSAAPAAKPASRGRRG, from the coding sequence GTGACTGGAACACGAGTATTTGTTGCGCGCCTGACTGGTAGTGGCGTATTCGACCCCGCGGGTGACCGCCTGGGTCGCATTCGCGATGTCCTCGTGGTGTACCGCAAAGACAATGCCCCCCGCGTGGTGGGTTTGCTCGCTGAGCTGCCCGGTAAGCGTCGTGTCTTTATCTCGATTGGTCGCGTGTCCAGCATCGGCAGTGGACAGGTCATCACCACCGGCCCTATTTCCGACCGCAAGTTTGAACAGCGCGGCGGTGAAGTTCGCCTCCTTGCAGAATTCTTAGGCCGCAAGGTCACCTTCAATGACGGCTCCGGTGAAGGAATCATCGAGGACGCCTCGATTGAAGAAACCGGTCCAGGCGAGTGGGAAATTAACCAGCTTTTTGTTCGCCGTCCCCGTCAAAGCGGCGCCCCTTTTGCTAAGGGTCCCACGGCACTTGTTCCCTGGTCTCTCGTTACCGAGAAAACCAACGACGGTGAATCACAATCTGCTGAAGCACTGATTGCGTCCTACTCTGAGCTGCGTCCTGCTGACTTGGCAACAACCTTGCTGGATCTGCCTCAAGAGCGCATGCTCGAGGTTGCTGAAGAACTCCCAGATGACCGCCTTGCTGACGTCCTTGAAGAGATGGACGAGAGTGACCAAGTCGAGATTATGTCTCAACTCGACGACGAACGTGCTGCTGACGTTCTCGACGAGATGGAACCTGACGATGCTGCCGACCTCATTGCACAGCTTCCTGAAGAACGTGGTGAGCACCTCCTTGAGCTGATGGAGCCTGAGGAAGCGGATGACGTTCGTCTTCTACTCAGCTTTGGTGCTGATACCGCCGGTGGTTTGATGACGCCTGAGCCCATCATCCTCTCGGCTGAGTCCACTGTCGCTGAAGGTTTGGCCATGATTCGCCGTAATGAGACTGCTCCTGCTTTGGCAGCGGCAGTCTGCATTACCTTGCCACCCTATGAAGCACCCACTGGTCGCTTCTTAGGAATGGTGCACTTCCAGCGCATGCTGCGCTATCCCCCACACGAGCGCCTCGGGGCTCTCATCGATCCAGGTCTTGAGCCCATTTCGGTAGATACTCCAGCGCCTGAAGTGTCACGTATTTTGGCCAGTTACAACCTGGTTTCTGTTCCAGTTATTGATGAGAACCACCGCCTTGTTGGTGTGGTCACCGTCGATGACGTTCTTGACTACCTGCTGCCAGATGACTGGCGTAGTCACGATGATGACGAAACAGAAACCACACCGAATAAACGCACGCCTAAAAAGCGTCCAGTAAATAAGAGCGCTGCACCAGCAGCTAAGCCCGCAAGCCGAGGAAGGAGGGGCTGA
- a CDS encoding aminopeptidase P family protein, translated as MNAEDAQHEAPLGTENRSTTPASDTFQKYIGSNWADRPEQIPSPREQASYAAARRGALSKAHPGKRIVIPAGPMKRRSNDTFYPYRADSAFSWLTGWGSDSEPDSVLVMEPTATGHAATLYFRERAGRDSDEFYANSDIGEFWIGPRPSLAQVAGDLGISTKHLDELPEADKSVTEIPEDLARDLSEMRLVKDEYEISEMREAVASSIRGFADIARVLPAVAGNTRGERLIEGAFASRARLEGNGVGYGTIAASGAHACILHWVTNDGVVNEGDLILIDAGVERDSYYTADVTRTLPVSGTFTPVQRKVYEAVREAADAAFAIVKPGITFRDVHNTAMAVIAQKTSEWGLLPVTAEEALLPENQHHRRYMVHGTSHHLGIDVHDCAQARREMYMDGIVKEGMIFTIEPGLYFQPDDLTVPEEYRGIGVRIEDDILVTATGAENLTIALPRTADDVEAWLAPHVAATKAAKAAQLKVESLAKKKRK; from the coding sequence ATGAACGCGGAAGATGCCCAGCACGAAGCCCCTCTCGGCACCGAAAACAGGTCGACTACTCCGGCATCAGATACTTTCCAGAAATACATCGGGAGCAACTGGGCAGATCGGCCAGAGCAGATTCCCTCACCGCGTGAACAGGCCTCATATGCCGCTGCGCGTCGTGGGGCGCTGAGTAAAGCTCACCCGGGAAAGCGCATTGTTATTCCTGCCGGGCCAATGAAACGTCGTAGTAATGACACCTTTTATCCGTACCGTGCTGATTCAGCTTTTAGTTGGCTCACGGGATGGGGTTCAGATTCTGAACCTGACTCAGTTTTGGTAATGGAACCCACTGCCACAGGTCACGCAGCAACTTTGTATTTCCGCGAACGAGCAGGTCGTGACTCGGATGAGTTTTATGCAAACAGTGACATTGGTGAGTTTTGGATAGGCCCACGGCCCTCCTTAGCTCAGGTTGCCGGTGATCTGGGTATTTCAACCAAGCACCTCGATGAGCTTCCGGAAGCAGATAAGTCCGTGACCGAAATTCCTGAGGACCTTGCTCGCGATCTTTCCGAGATGCGTCTGGTCAAGGACGAGTATGAGATCTCGGAAATGCGCGAAGCAGTAGCCTCCAGTATTCGCGGGTTTGCAGATATTGCTCGTGTTCTGCCAGCAGTTGCTGGGAATACTCGCGGAGAGCGTCTCATCGAGGGAGCTTTTGCCTCTCGCGCTCGGTTGGAGGGTAATGGTGTTGGTTACGGCACTATTGCTGCCAGTGGTGCGCACGCCTGCATCTTGCACTGGGTCACTAACGACGGCGTCGTGAATGAGGGCGACCTCATTCTCATTGATGCAGGTGTTGAACGCGATAGCTATTACACCGCTGATGTGACACGAACACTGCCCGTCAGTGGCACCTTTACCCCGGTTCAGCGCAAGGTTTATGAAGCCGTGCGCGAAGCCGCAGATGCTGCCTTCGCCATTGTGAAGCCGGGGATTACTTTCCGTGATGTTCACAACACCGCGATGGCTGTTATTGCCCAGAAAACCTCAGAGTGGGGTCTTCTTCCGGTCACAGCTGAAGAGGCGCTTCTTCCCGAGAACCAGCATCACCGGAGATATATGGTGCATGGCACCAGCCACCACCTCGGTATTGATGTGCACGACTGTGCTCAAGCCCGCCGTGAAATGTATATGGACGGCATCGTTAAGGAAGGCATGATCTTCACGATTGAACCCGGACTGTACTTCCAGCCCGATGACCTCACTGTCCCCGAGGAATATCGCGGAATTGGTGTGCGCATTGAGGACGATATTTTGGTGACCGCCACCGGTGCGGAAAACCTGACCATTGCACTTCCGAGAACAGCGGATGACGTTGAGGCCTGGCTCGCCCCCCATGTGGCGGCAACCAAGGCAGCTAAAGCAGCACAGCTCAAAGTAGAGTCACTGGCCAAGAAGAAGCGGAAGTAA
- a CDS encoding DUF1003 domain-containing protein, giving the protein MARFNRHDESFDSPKGFSALNPRPNRSRDRFGRFTEAIARGMGTPWFLLGLTIFAIVWMGFNTFAPPAWRFDSYAIGFTALTLILSLQASYAAPMILLAQNRQDDRDRVQFEQDRQRAERNLADTEYLAREVVALRLAMKDVATKDFIKAELRALLEELDKEETPAPSKPVAKAPTKPAAKKASAKPATRPASRSTT; this is encoded by the coding sequence ATGGCACGATTCAACCGTCACGATGAAAGCTTCGACTCCCCCAAAGGCTTCAGCGCGCTCAACCCACGCCCCAACCGTTCTCGTGACCGTTTCGGGCGCTTCACTGAAGCAATCGCTCGCGGCATGGGTACGCCCTGGTTTCTTCTGGGTCTCACCATCTTTGCCATTGTCTGGATGGGATTTAACACGTTTGCTCCACCTGCATGGCGCTTTGACTCCTATGCCATCGGCTTCACCGCACTGACACTGATCCTGTCGCTACAGGCTTCCTATGCAGCGCCGATGATTCTGCTTGCACAGAACCGTCAAGATGACCGTGACCGCGTGCAATTTGAGCAGGACCGTCAGCGCGCTGAGCGTAACCTTGCTGACACCGAATACCTCGCTCGCGAGGTTGTAGCACTGCGCCTGGCCATGAAAGATGTTGCCACCAAGGACTTCATCAAGGCTGAGCTTCGCGCTCTCTTGGAAGAGTTGGACAAGGAAGAAACTCCCGCCCCCAGCAAGCCTGTTGCAAAAGCCCCCACCAAACCTGCCGCCAAGAAGGCTTCCGCTAAGCCAGCGACTCGTCCGGCTTCACGTTCGACTACCTAA
- a CDS encoding PHP domain-containing protein translates to MEAFLRAQSPIDLHLHSNVSDGTGSPADVVREAHAAGVRTMSLTDHDTTAGWDEAREECLRLGMTFIPGMEFTSRIEYGSIHILAYLFDPNYAPLVEELKKLQSDRENRLRQMTENVSADYDITWDHVLEQVSASGKSVGRPHLADALVARGIISERSEAFSGILSKDGPYYVSQYALDPLSAVKLIRSAGGVPVMAHPTTKGRVAPMEYIDRLIDAGLGGYEIEHRENMEPGKTILRELCEERGLIITGSSDYHGTGKPNQPGENTTEPEMLARIIEQGTGSEPSYPE, encoded by the coding sequence GTGGAAGCATTTTTACGAGCCCAAAGTCCTATCGACTTGCATCTCCACAGCAATGTCTCAGATGGCACTGGCTCTCCGGCAGACGTGGTGCGCGAGGCACACGCTGCTGGTGTGCGCACGATGTCGTTGACAGACCACGACACCACTGCTGGCTGGGATGAAGCGCGTGAAGAATGCCTGCGTTTGGGGATGACTTTCATCCCCGGTATGGAGTTCACATCTCGTATTGAATACGGCAGCATCCACATTCTGGCGTATCTTTTCGACCCCAACTATGCACCTTTGGTTGAGGAACTCAAGAAACTACAAAGTGACCGCGAAAATCGTCTTCGCCAAATGACAGAAAACGTCTCTGCAGACTACGACATCACTTGGGACCATGTTTTGGAGCAGGTCTCAGCCTCTGGGAAATCCGTGGGTCGCCCCCACCTTGCTGATGCGTTGGTTGCTCGGGGCATTATTTCTGAACGTAGTGAAGCATTCTCAGGAATCCTCTCTAAAGACGGGCCGTACTACGTTTCTCAATATGCCCTCGACCCTCTCTCTGCTGTGAAACTGATTAGATCTGCCGGTGGTGTTCCCGTGATGGCTCACCCCACCACGAAGGGGCGTGTGGCTCCGATGGAATACATTGATCGCCTGATTGATGCAGGTCTCGGTGGTTACGAAATTGAACACCGGGAAAATATGGAACCAGGCAAAACGATTCTTCGTGAACTGTGTGAGGAACGCGGTCTGATTATCACTGGCTCCAGTGATTACCACGGCACGGGTAAACCCAACCAGCCAGGAGAGAACACTACAGAACCTGAAATGCTTGCTCGCATTATTGAGCAGGG
- a CDS encoding bifunctional proline dehydrogenase/L-glutamate gamma-semialdehyde dehydrogenase, whose amino-acid sequence MTADAYSPELANDSIALVRKWLTEAQGFPVDSSAVMLGGVLKDPTGLAFTVGFVDGVVRPEDLKVAAHNLRELAPKVPGFLPWYMRAAVRLGGAFAPLMPGVVIPISRKVLRNMVGHLIVDATDAKLGGAIAKLRKPGIRLNVNLLGEAVLGEREAARRLEGTRALLARDDVDYVSIKVSSTVAPHSAWAFEQDVEHVVERLLPLFHLAAESPTPKFINLDMEEFKDLDITIAVFTRILDRPELLNLEAGIVLQAYLPDALAAMMQLQEWSAARRARGGSGIKVRVVKGANLPMERVEAALHDWPLATWHTKQDSDTNYKRVINYALHPERIQNVRIGVAGHNLFDVAYSWLLANKRGVQSGIEFEMLLGMAQGQAEAVKKDVGGLLLYTPVVHPAEFDVAIAYLIRRLEEGASQDNFMSAVFELAANEALFEREKTRFLNSLAELDDSVPASHRVQDRTKPAEPMPTDSFKNAADTDPAIAANRAWGDGILSRIASSQLGNETVAQHTITTEAQLEQVFATATGPGASWRQKSAAERAEILHRAGEVLEARRAELMEVAASETGKTLDQSDPEVTEAIDFAHYYAEQAKKLERISGASFVPAGLTVVTPPWNFPVAIPAGSTLAALAAGSPVIIKPAAQARRCGAVMVEALWEAGVPRDVLQLVNMGDRALGSKLVSDPRVDRVILTGGYETAELFRSLRNDLPLLAETSGKNAIIVTPSADLDLAAKDVIYSAFGHAGQKCSAASLVILVGSVATSQRFRNQLLDGVASLKVGYPQDATTQMGPIIEPAKGKLLSALTSVGKGEKWLVEPKQLDDSGKLWSPGVRDGVKPGSEYHLTEYFGPVLGIMTAKTLEEAIDMVNAIDYGLTSGLHSLNSDEIGLWLENIQAGNLYVNRGTTGAIVQRQPFGGWKKSAVGAGTKAGGPNYLMGLGNWEIAPTQDIGIAPVSKFVTTLIDAIERSETLNGGELSWIRQAASLDQFAWATEFGEAIDVSQLGVERNVFRYRSVPTKIRLMEQGNPVELFRVVLAALRAESDFTISVPTTLGEKYLWALQATGIRVDQRSDQSWLASLAETELTNARIRLIGGSASQVTAATNGRPDLAVYAGPVLLAGRIEMLPFLREQAVSITAHRFGTPNHLSDALI is encoded by the coding sequence ATGACCGCAGACGCATACTCTCCTGAACTGGCCAATGATTCCATCGCGCTTGTGCGCAAATGGCTCACGGAAGCACAAGGATTCCCTGTTGATTCCAGCGCTGTCATGCTGGGGGGAGTATTGAAAGATCCCACCGGACTGGCCTTCACCGTGGGCTTCGTCGATGGCGTTGTTCGCCCCGAAGATCTCAAGGTCGCAGCACACAACCTTCGTGAACTTGCCCCCAAGGTCCCTGGCTTCCTCCCCTGGTACATGCGGGCCGCAGTGCGCCTCGGTGGCGCATTTGCACCCCTGATGCCAGGAGTGGTTATTCCTATCTCTCGCAAGGTACTGCGCAACATGGTTGGGCACCTCATCGTGGACGCAACCGACGCCAAACTCGGTGGAGCTATTGCCAAGCTCCGTAAGCCAGGCATTCGCCTCAACGTCAACCTGCTTGGTGAAGCCGTCCTCGGCGAGCGCGAAGCAGCTCGCCGCTTGGAAGGCACACGCGCACTTCTGGCCCGCGATGATGTCGACTACGTCTCCATCAAAGTCTCTTCCACTGTTGCACCTCACTCTGCTTGGGCTTTTGAGCAGGACGTTGAGCATGTGGTTGAGCGCTTGCTCCCCCTGTTCCACCTTGCTGCTGAAAGCCCCACTCCTAAGTTCATCAACTTGGACATGGAAGAGTTCAAAGATCTCGACATCACCATCGCGGTGTTTACCCGCATCCTGGACCGTCCAGAGCTTTTGAACCTCGAGGCAGGCATTGTGCTTCAGGCATACTTACCAGATGCTCTTGCTGCCATGATGCAGCTCCAGGAGTGGTCTGCTGCGCGCCGTGCACGCGGCGGTTCCGGCATCAAGGTTCGTGTGGTGAAGGGAGCCAACCTTCCCATGGAGCGCGTTGAGGCAGCACTGCACGACTGGCCTCTAGCGACCTGGCACACCAAGCAGGACAGCGACACCAACTACAAGCGCGTGATTAACTACGCCTTACACCCAGAGCGCATTCAGAATGTCCGCATTGGTGTTGCCGGCCACAACCTCTTCGATGTTGCCTACTCGTGGCTTCTGGCAAACAAGCGTGGCGTGCAGTCAGGAATCGAATTCGAAATGTTGCTGGGTATGGCTCAGGGGCAAGCCGAAGCGGTCAAGAAGGACGTCGGCGGACTTTTGCTCTACACCCCTGTTGTGCACCCTGCAGAGTTTGATGTCGCTATTGCCTATCTAATTCGCCGCCTTGAAGAGGGCGCCTCTCAAGACAACTTCATGTCTGCCGTGTTTGAACTGGCAGCTAACGAAGCGCTGTTTGAACGTGAAAAGACACGCTTCTTGAACTCGCTTGCAGAGCTCGATGACAGTGTTCCTGCCTCGCACCGCGTGCAAGACCGCACGAAGCCTGCCGAGCCTATGCCTACTGACTCGTTCAAAAACGCTGCCGATACTGACCCTGCCATTGCTGCAAACCGTGCCTGGGGTGATGGAATTCTTTCCCGTATTGCTTCCTCTCAGCTGGGCAATGAGACCGTTGCGCAGCACACCATCACCACCGAAGCACAGCTTGAGCAGGTTTTTGCAACCGCGACCGGCCCCGGTGCGAGCTGGCGACAGAAGTCTGCCGCTGAGCGTGCAGAAATCCTTCACCGTGCCGGTGAAGTTCTTGAAGCACGCCGCGCAGAACTGATGGAAGTTGCTGCTAGCGAGACAGGGAAGACACTCGACCAGTCCGACCCTGAAGTAACCGAGGCTATTGACTTCGCTCACTATTACGCCGAGCAAGCTAAAAAGCTCGAGCGCATCTCCGGTGCGAGCTTTGTTCCAGCCGGACTGACAGTGGTCACCCCACCCTGGAACTTCCCCGTTGCGATTCCGGCCGGCTCGACACTGGCAGCTTTGGCCGCAGGATCCCCCGTAATCATCAAGCCTGCAGCACAGGCGCGACGTTGCGGCGCGGTCATGGTGGAAGCTCTCTGGGAGGCCGGTGTTCCTCGTGATGTACTCCAACTGGTCAACATGGGCGATCGTGCCCTGGGCAGCAAGCTGGTCTCGGACCCCCGGGTTGATCGCGTGATCCTCACCGGTGGTTATGAAACAGCTGAGCTATTCCGTTCTCTGCGCAATGATCTGCCTCTACTGGCAGAAACCAGCGGAAAGAACGCCATCATTGTCACCCCGAGCGCAGACCTCGACTTGGCGGCAAAAGATGTTATTTACTCTGCCTTTGGTCACGCCGGTCAGAAGTGTTCAGCAGCATCGCTGGTGATCTTGGTCGGTTCTGTGGCCACTTCGCAGCGATTCCGCAACCAACTACTTGACGGTGTTGCCAGCCTCAAGGTTGGCTACCCGCAGGATGCCACCACCCAGATGGGCCCCATCATTGAACCTGCCAAGGGCAAACTGCTCTCCGCTTTGACCTCCGTGGGCAAGGGCGAGAAGTGGCTTGTTGAGCCCAAGCAACTCGATGACTCCGGCAAGCTGTGGTCTCCTGGTGTGCGAGATGGCGTCAAGCCTGGCAGTGAATATCACTTGACCGAATACTTCGGCCCCGTTCTCGGAATCATGACGGCAAAGACACTGGAAGAAGCCATCGACATGGTCAACGCCATTGATTACGGCCTCACCTCAGGTTTGCACTCTCTCAACTCAGATGAGATTGGGCTCTGGTTGGAGAACATCCAAGCCGGCAACCTCTACGTCAACCGCGGTACCACCGGTGCAATCGTGCAACGCCAGCCCTTTGGCGGCTGGAAGAAGTCTGCTGTTGGCGCGGGTACCAAAGCTGGTGGACCGAACTACCTCATGGGCTTAGGGAACTGGGAAATTGCCCCCACGCAAGACATTGGTATTGCTCCCGTCTCGAAGTTTGTCACCACGCTCATTGACGCTATTGAGCGCTCAGAAACTCTCAATGGTGGGGAACTGTCCTGGATTCGCCAAGCAGCGAGCCTGGACCAGTTCGCCTGGGCCACCGAGTTCGGCGAAGCAATTGATGTTTCCCAACTGGGCGTCGAGCGCAACGTGTTCCGCTACCGCAGCGTTCCCACCAAGATTCGCCTGATGGAGCAGGGAAACCCGGTAGAGCTCTTCCGAGTTGTGCTGGCTGCACTACGTGCCGAATCAGACTTCACCATCTCTGTTCCCACCACATTGGGCGAGAAGTACCTGTGGGCTTTGCAGGCAACAGGTATTCGTGTTGACCAGCGCTCAGACCAGTCCTGGCTGGCCAGCTTGGCAGAAACAGAGCTGACAAATGCTCGCATTCGCCTCATTGGTGGAAGCGCATCACAGGTGACCGCAGCAACCAACGGCCGCCCCGACTTGGCTGTCTACGCCGGACCGGTGCTGCTAGCAGGTCGTATTGAAATGTTGCCCTTCTTGCGCGAGCAAGCAGTGAGCATCACAGCACACCGCTTTGGTACACCCAATCACCTCAGTGATGCACTGATCTAA
- a CDS encoding DoxX family protein, translating into MTKRGVGSWIVIALLGLSGFLHLVTPQGFLWLMPPELGEGVNLGVVYVSGVVELVCVVGLLLRARWAPTVTVLTLLAIWPANIWFAFSTIGAGNTLLTVIAFVRLPLQLLLLWWAWKSPVNARQG; encoded by the coding sequence ATGACTAAGCGCGGTGTTGGTAGTTGGATAGTCATTGCGCTGTTAGGTCTCAGCGGTTTTCTCCACCTTGTTACTCCTCAAGGATTTCTGTGGTTGATGCCACCTGAATTGGGGGAAGGAGTCAACCTCGGGGTTGTCTATGTCAGCGGCGTGGTCGAACTGGTGTGTGTTGTCGGACTTCTTCTCAGAGCCCGTTGGGCGCCCACGGTCACGGTGCTAACGCTTCTGGCAATCTGGCCTGCCAATATTTGGTTTGCCTTCAGCACAATTGGGGCAGGGAACACCCTGTTGACGGTTATCGCGTTTGTGCGTCTGCCTTTGCAGCTGCTGTTGCTGTGGTGGGCGTGGAAGTCTCCGGTTAACGCGCGGCAGGGTTAA
- a CDS encoding LysR family transcriptional regulator, translating into MLDLRRLRLLREVKLRGTLAEVAEALNYSPSAVSQQLALLEKEVGVPLLRKSGRRVILTPQAEILVSHTSTVLEVLEQAESEITTSLERPAGLVRLALFQSAALALLPEALTLLKKEHPQLRLEITQQEPEAALHATWARDYDLVIAEQYPGHAAARHPELDRIDLTTDPIRLGVSSKLRAEHSISSLADTAGLPWVMEPRGTASRHWAEQACRQAGFEPDVQFETADIQAHIRLVESGNAVALLTGLAWVGRKVTVDLIDLPGNPRRTVFTAARRASAGSPAIQVCRDVLSRTAELVNPAAR; encoded by the coding sequence ATGCTTGATCTGCGACGACTGCGTCTGCTACGGGAGGTTAAGCTGCGCGGCACCCTGGCCGAGGTAGCAGAGGCCCTCAACTACAGCCCCTCTGCTGTGTCACAACAGCTCGCGCTCTTAGAGAAAGAGGTGGGCGTCCCCTTGCTGCGCAAGAGTGGACGCCGGGTTATCTTGACGCCGCAAGCAGAGATTCTTGTAAGCCACACCTCCACGGTGCTGGAAGTGCTCGAGCAAGCAGAATCAGAAATCACGACCTCTCTCGAGCGCCCTGCTGGTTTAGTTCGACTCGCCCTCTTCCAGTCAGCAGCCCTGGCATTACTCCCAGAGGCATTGACGCTACTGAAGAAAGAACATCCGCAGCTTCGTTTAGAAATAACCCAGCAAGAACCAGAAGCAGCACTGCATGCCACCTGGGCTAGAGACTATGACTTGGTTATTGCGGAGCAATATCCGGGCCATGCTGCTGCTCGGCATCCCGAGTTGGATCGTATTGACCTCACCACTGACCCCATTCGACTGGGGGTTTCCTCGAAACTCAGAGCAGAACATTCGATTTCGTCACTTGCTGACACTGCTGGGCTTCCCTGGGTCATGGAGCCACGCGGAACGGCATCGCGTCACTGGGCAGAACAAGCCTGCCGCCAAGCAGGTTTTGAACCTGATGTGCAATTTGAAACTGCTGACATCCAAGCCCATATTCGCTTGGTCGAGTCCGGTAACGCAGTTGCGTTACTGACAGGTCTTGCCTGGGTCGGACGAAAAGTGACCGTCGATTTGATTGATCTTCCCGGCAACCCGCGCAGAACAGTATTCACGGCAGCACGCAGGGCAAGTGCGGGAAGCCCCGCTATCCAAGTCTGTCGGGATGTTCTCTCAAGAACTGCAGAACTGGTTAACCCTGCCGCGCGTTAA